The window GGCCGAGCTCGGCGCGCGGCGGAACGACGTCCACCCCGATGACCTTGGCTACTGACGGATCGGCCTGGAGCAGGGTGGCAAGTCGGCCACCGAGATAGCGGGAGACGCCCGTGACGAGAACGACACGCTGGGCAGCCAAGCGTCTCTCCTCAGGTGTCGGCAGGATCGGGGGGCCCCCGCCGGGTACCGCGGAGGAACCCTCATGCTAGCCGCCGGTCACGGATTCCAGGTCGGTCAAGCTCGGCGGCAGTCCAGGGCGGCCGCGGCAGGGTCAGCGGCGCGCGGATCCGGCCGGCTGCTGGATCCGGCTGATCACGATCGGATCTCCCCGCCCCACCCGCAGGGTGCGCCCGGCATGCCCGAGGTTCACCGCGAGGGTGACGGCGCGGAAAGCGTCCTCGCACAGCGCCAGCCGGCCCGGCGGCACGTCTCCGTAGGTCACGGTGAACGGGACGGTCAGGCTTCGCCCGTTGCACCGCAGCTCCACGCTGTCGCCGAGCGACATCCCGGCCGCCTCGAGGTCGGAGCGGGCGACGTTGAGCGACAGGTTGCCGAAGTGATCGACGTTGCGCACCTCCGCATGCACGTGATCGTCGTCCACGACAGCATCCCGCACCCTCAGGCGCACCAGGCCGTCAACCGTGACCGACGGACCCACCTCCGCGACGGGTGTCCCGCTGGCCAGATGCGCGGCTACGGGCGCGAAGACATCCCGGCCACGGAAGGTATCGCTCGGGGTGTCCAGCCAGAGCGCGTCATTGGCGAGAACGTACGCCGCGACCGGCCCGCCGAGGACTTCCCACGCCAGCGAAAGCACACCGTTGTCGGGACCGACCAGAAGCGAGCCGTCAGCGGTCCGGACAGCCACTCCGCGAGTCGGTGTGGCCCCGCGGGGGTCGACCAGCCCGAGGTGTACGGCGGTTGGCAGGTAGCTCATCGCCGAGGCGAACACCGTCGCCCCCTGGCCGACGTCTTGCGGCGCAACCAGGTGGCAGATGTCGAGGATCCGAACGTCGGGCGCGATCCGGCCCATCACGCCCTTACAGACACCTACGAACACGTCGTCGAGTCCGTAGTCCGACATGAACGTCACCCACCCGGAGGGCGCGGCCGGGCGCGGGCTCGTTCGCCGAGGCATGGCTACTTCTTGTTGCGGCGCTGCACGCGAGTGCGCTTCAACAGCTTGCGATGCTTCTTCTTCGCCATCCGCTTGCGGCGCTTCTTGATTACCGATCCCACGATGACCCTCCGGTGGTGGCGCCGCCCCGCCACGAGGGTCCGGCCTGGGCAGCCTACCCCCCGGGGATGGCGCCGGGGCCGGGCGCTAACCCGCCTCGATGAAGGCTCGGCGCAGGTACTCGTGCACGGCCTGCTCGGGCACCCGGAAGGACCGACCGACCCGGACACCTGGGAGGTCGCCGGCGTGCAGCAAACGGTAGACGGTCATCTTCGACACCCGCATGAGTGCCGCCACTTCGGCGACGGTGAGGAACCGCAGGTCCCCGAGGATCGGTGGATCGGAGGATGGGCCAGGCATGGTCGCACCAGCTTTCGGTACGGGCTGGTGCACCGGCTTCCCCTCCGGCGACGTCGTCCCGCCCGTTGCCAACTCAGAGTAGCTGGTGAGGTAGCTGTGTGTCACTGGGATCGGTGAGGTCGATCCGGCGGGTCAGCGGACGTCGCGCAGCAGGTAGGCGGTCAGCGGCGCGTACAGGTGGGGAAGCACGTTGTCGTCCAGCGGCACCGCCACCGAGATCTTGCCTTCCGCCTCGCCCACGAACAGCGCGGGGTCGTTGCAGTCGGCGAATCCGACGGTGTCGATCCCCGCGTGGCCCGCCGCGCCGGCCCAGCCGTGGTCGGCGATGACCAGGTCCGGCGGCGCTTCCGCGTGGTTTCGAAGGGCGGCCAGGGCCGCCTCCATCGCCCGTGGCGAGTGCGTGTGGTTGAGCTCTCCCCGATTGCTCACCATGCCGACCCCACCGACCCAGCGGATCTCGCGGTGGGCTCCGGCGTTCGTCCGGTAGCTCCAGCCCGCGGCCGGGGTGACGAGGGTCGCGCCGGCGGCCTCGATTGCCGCGGCGACCGCGGCGTGGACAGCGAGCACCCCCGCCGGATGACCGGTTGCCACCATGACCCGCTGCCGGTCCACGGCCGCCCGGGAGAGTCGTTCGGCCATCGCGTCGAGACGCTCGATCGTGCGGCCGGGGTCGATGCTGTCGGGCCCCTCGGTCCGGCTCGGGTCGGGGTCGATCCCGACCCGCTCGACCATCACCTCGAACACCTCGTCGGTGGTCCACTCGTGGTCCACCGCCAAACCGAAGGTCCAGCCCTCCTGCCGGTCGCACATCCGGACGATGTTGCGCAGGTTGTTCTCTCGCGGGGTAGCGACGGCGCCGGCGATCCGATGGGCGACCAGGTGTTCCCGCAGCGCGGAGCGGTCCGGAGGCCGCCCAGCTCGTCGCTGGCTCACGCCGGTTGCTCCGGGTCGAGGTCGTGCAGCGGGAAAACCGCCTCCCGGCAGGCTCGGATCGACGGATCGACCGGGTTCGGCCGGGCCGGGTCGTAGCGCTCGAACTTGGCGTCGCGTCCGTCAGTCATCCGCAGCGGTGCCGGCTCGGCGGATCGGCGGGCGACGTGGTCCCGCCAGGTCTGGGGGGTCTCCAACGCCGGCGAAAGAGGCCGCCCGGCCGCCTCGGCGAGCAGATGGGTCCAGGTGCGCGGCACGACGTGAACGAGCTCGTAGCCGCCGCCGCCGACCGCCAGCCAGCGGCCCCCCCCGGCTTCGTGGGCCAGCGCATGCAGCGCGGCGTGCGCCGCCCGCTGGCCGTCGACCGAGAGCTGCAGGTGGGCCAGCGGGTCGAGCGCATGGGTGTCGCAGCCGTGCTGGCTGACCAGGATGTCCGGCCGGAAACCCCGAACGAGCGGCGGGACGACAGCAAAGAACGCCCGCAGCCAACCGGCGTCGTCGGTGCCAGGCGGGAGCGCGACGTTGACGCTGGTCCCGGCACGACCGGTCTCGTTCGGGAAGCCGGTACCGGGAAACAGGTATTCGCCGCTCTCGTGCAGGCTCACCGTCAGCACCCGCGGGTCGTCGGCGAAGACAGCCTGAACTCCGTCGCCGTGGTGGACGTCGATGTCCACGTAGGCCACCCGCCGGG of the Mycobacteriales bacterium genome contains:
- a CDS encoding phosphatase, yielding MSQRRAGRPPDRSALREHLVAHRIAGAVATPRENNLRNIVRMCDRQEGWTFGLAVDHEWTTDEVFEVMVERVGIDPDPSRTEGPDSIDPGRTIERLDAMAERLSRAAVDRQRVMVATGHPAGVLAVHAAVAAAIEAAGATLVTPAAGWSYRTNAGAHREIRWVGGVGMVSNRGELNHTHSPRAMEAALAALRNHAEAPPDLVIADHGWAGAAGHAGIDTVGFADCNDPALFVGEAEGKISVAVPLDDNVLPHLYAPLTAYLLRDVR
- a CDS encoding SAM-dependent chlorinase/fluorinase; this encodes MSDYGLDDVFVGVCKGVMGRIAPDVRILDICHLVAPQDVGQGATVFASAMSYLPTAVHLGLVDPRGATPTRGVAVRTADGSLLVGPDNGVLSLAWEVLGGPVAAYVLANDALWLDTPSDTFRGRDVFAPVAAHLASGTPVAEVGPSVTVDGLVRLRVRDAVVDDDHVHAEVRNVDHFGNLSLNVARSDLEAAGMSLGDSVELRCNGRSLTVPFTVTYGDVPPGRLALCEDAFRAVTLAVNLGHAGRTLRVGRGDPIVISRIQQPAGSARR
- a CDS encoding helix-turn-helix domain-containing protein encodes the protein MPGPSSDPPILGDLRFLTVAEVAALMRVSKMTVYRLLHAGDLPGVRVGRSFRVPEQAVHEYLRRAFIEAG
- a CDS encoding AURKAIP1/COX24 domain-containing protein; the encoded protein is MGSVIKKRRKRMAKKKHRKLLKRTRVQRRNKK
- a CDS encoding acetoin utilization protein AcuC, whose protein sequence is MSTTLAVVWDEALTGYDFGPSHPLAPIRVELTVALARDLGVFDLPGVELLPAPAADDAEIQLVHTADYIRAVRTCADGGPADLRHGLGTPDNPVFSGMHDASALICGATLAAARAVWSGTHQHAINVAGGLHHAMPAAASGFCIYNDPAVAISWLLSMGARRVAYVDIDVHHGDGVQAVFADDPRVLTVSLHESGEYLFPGTGFPNETGRAGTSVNVALPPGTDDAGWLRAFFAVVPPLVRGFRPDILVSQHGCDTHALDPLAHLQLSVDGQRAAHAALHALAHEAGGGRWLAVGGGGYELVHVVPRTWTHLLAEAAGRPLSPALETPQTWRDHVARRSAEPAPLRMTDGRDAKFERYDPARPNPVDPSIRACREAVFPLHDLDPEQPA